In a genomic window of Sulfurisphaera tokodaii str. 7:
- a CDS encoding KH domain-containing protein gives MYITVPDDKINLVKSILGRLEEISNTKIEFDEKTKSIRVIPKDNNAYEAMKVVSVIKAIGVGFDVDEAMKLMRDDYVLDIIDLKDSTNGPEDMKRIKGRIIGEKGKTKKIIQEYTGVNIIITDHYVGILGTIEQADIAKRAIEMLIKGKEHSTVYKYLDKAERELSLFNVNRALKEGLDNT, from the coding sequence ATGTATATTACTGTACCAGATGACAAAATTAATTTAGTAAAATCAATACTAGGAAGACTAGAAGAAATCAGCAATACTAAGATAGAATTTGATGAAAAAACTAAATCTATAAGAGTAATTCCAAAAGATAATAATGCTTATGAGGCTATGAAAGTTGTCTCAGTTATAAAAGCTATTGGCGTCGGTTTTGATGTTGATGAGGCTATGAAACTTATGAGAGATGATTATGTTCTAGATATTATTGATTTGAAAGATTCTACTAATGGACCAGAAGATATGAAGAGGATTAAAGGAAGAATAATTGGTGAAAAAGGAAAAACTAAGAAAATAATCCAAGAATATACTGGAGTAAATATAATTATTACTGATCACTATGTGGGAATATTAGGTACTATTGAACAAGCAGATATAGCAAAAAGAGCCATAGAGATGCTAATTAAAGGAAAAGAACATTCTACTGTATATAAATACCTAGACAAGGCTGAAAGAGAATTATCGCTATTTAATGTTAACAGAGCTTTAAAAGAGGGACTCGATAATACTTAA
- a CDS encoding translation initiation factor IF-2 subunit beta gives MFQYKPSQLIISNLYFNLLRLLVSTEEEYIKLLDRLYSKLPERVQKVSGQSLPNLIILSIGNNTIIKNFSEYCDRIRREDKLCAKFILKELAAPGNVDENGQLVIQGKFSSASINKIMERFIKTYVQCSTCKSLDTVLIKEKKAWYISCLACGAKTPVKPL, from the coding sequence ATGTTTCAATATAAACCTTCACAACTAATCATAAGTAATTTATACTTCAACCTCTTAAGATTACTTGTGTCTACAGAAGAAGAGTATATTAAACTATTGGACAGATTGTATTCAAAACTACCTGAAAGAGTTCAAAAGGTCAGTGGACAGTCATTACCAAATCTGATTATATTATCAATAGGAAATAACACAATAATAAAGAATTTTAGTGAATATTGTGATAGAATAAGAAGAGAAGATAAGCTGTGTGCAAAATTCATCTTAAAGGAATTAGCAGCTCCAGGAAATGTTGATGAAAACGGACAATTAGTCATTCAAGGAAAATTCTCTTCAGCTTCTATAAATAAAATCATGGAAAGATTTATAAAAACTTACGTTCAATGCAGTACATGTAAAAGTCTTGATACCGTTCTAATAAAAGAGAAAAAAGCGTGGTATATTTCATGTTTAGCTTGTGGTGCTAAAACACCAGTTAAACCGTTGTGA
- a CDS encoding 60S ribosomal export protein NMD3, whose product MARKFCVLCGREEGEFIGSLCVDCYIKTKEIVSLPQSIKGKYCKLCGAEWVNGKWIRSKDKTLTPVESIIYREIGKKIEVDPNVEEISYHIENIWKDVNGHTFVTLNIEGKIRGKPFTLTKVVDLNIERTLCTSCIRKKSRYYEAIIQLRFKEGKFDAKKRTVFESFFTDDIIDSLSDVVEGKEGVDYYFINKTVAKKLVSNFTSMVKDVKIMESYQDETIRNGKKFAKLVISVRV is encoded by the coding sequence ATGGCACGAAAATTTTGCGTTTTATGTGGTAGAGAGGAAGGGGAATTTATTGGCTCTTTATGCGTTGATTGTTATATAAAAACTAAAGAAATCGTAAGTTTGCCACAGAGTATAAAAGGTAAGTATTGTAAATTATGTGGAGCTGAATGGGTAAATGGCAAGTGGATACGAAGTAAGGATAAAACTCTAACACCCGTAGAATCTATAATATATAGAGAAATTGGGAAAAAGATAGAAGTAGATCCTAATGTAGAAGAGATAAGCTATCATATCGAAAATATCTGGAAAGACGTTAATGGACATACTTTTGTAACGCTTAATATTGAAGGCAAAATAAGAGGAAAACCTTTCACTTTAACTAAAGTTGTTGATTTAAACATAGAAAGAACTTTATGTACATCTTGTATAAGAAAGAAATCAAGATATTATGAGGCTATTATACAACTAAGATTTAAAGAGGGAAAATTTGACGCTAAAAAGCGAACAGTCTTTGAGTCTTTCTTTACTGATGATATTATAGATAGCTTATCCGATGTGGTTGAGGGAAAAGAAGGAGTAGATTATTATTTCATCAATAAAACAGTAGCAAAAAAGCTAGTTTCTAATTTTACTTCAATGGTAAAAGACGTAAAAATTATGGAAAGTTATCAAGATGAAACAATCAGAAACGGTAAAAAATTTGCTAAATTAGTTATATCAGTTAGAGTATGA
- a CDS encoding translation initiation factor aIF-1A — MAKKKTNEQPSVKEVPKPAEGEVICVVKKMLGAEHVQVICLDGKERLGRIPGKMKKKMWVKEGDVVLAAPWDFQPNKCDIIYKYSESEVRRLEEEQVVSADIIEQLRG; from the coding sequence TTGGCTAAAAAGAAAACAAATGAGCAACCTTCTGTAAAAGAAGTACCTAAACCAGCAGAAGGAGAAGTTATTTGTGTAGTAAAGAAAATGCTAGGAGCTGAGCATGTACAAGTCATTTGTTTAGATGGAAAAGAAAGACTAGGAAGAATACCAGGAAAAATGAAGAAAAAGATGTGGGTAAAAGAAGGAGATGTGGTATTAGCAGCACCTTGGGACTTTCAGCCAAATAAATGCGATATTATATATAAATATAGCGAAAGTGAGGTTAGAAGATTAGAGGAAGAGCAAGTAGTTTCCGCAGATATCATAGAGCAGCTAAGAGGATGA
- a CDS encoding homoserine kinase, giving the protein MIVKAFSSSANLGAGYDILALAHDAFEDTIEIYAQNSSELDIKVEGNGVPLSIDKNSASFALLELLRSYDIKAKIRLKIIKGIPAGLGLGSSGASAAAAVYAANEIFKLNLSRQELVNFAMKGEIASSGSPHPDNVAASLVGGLVSVLNSNPVKVEQVPLNLEFQIILIIPFVRIEAKTKKAREMVPKQIDTSKYVTNARYLSSLLLGFIKGDRELVRLGLNDEIIEKAREPLFPHYPKIKEISLLYDAIGACVSGAGPTIAIFVDSKSDKNKILGESLNVCKAYGYECTYKIAKVSGGAWVERRD; this is encoded by the coding sequence ATGATTGTAAAAGCTTTCTCGTCATCGGCAAACTTAGGTGCAGGTTATGATATACTAGCTCTGGCACATGATGCTTTTGAAGATACAATTGAAATTTACGCTCAAAATTCTAGTGAATTAGATATAAAAGTAGAGGGAAATGGTGTACCACTATCAATAGATAAGAATTCAGCTAGTTTTGCTTTGCTTGAATTGCTAAGGTCATATGATATTAAAGCAAAGATTAGGTTAAAGATTATAAAAGGGATTCCAGCTGGTTTGGGCTTAGGTAGTAGTGGCGCGTCTGCTGCCGCTGCGGTTTATGCGGCCAATGAGATTTTTAAACTTAATTTAAGCCGACAAGAATTAGTTAACTTTGCTATGAAAGGGGAAATAGCCTCATCTGGTTCTCCACATCCAGACAATGTAGCAGCAAGTCTGGTGGGCGGTCTAGTAAGTGTATTAAATTCTAATCCCGTTAAGGTTGAGCAAGTACCTCTCAATCTTGAGTTTCAAATAATACTTATTATACCATTTGTTAGAATAGAAGCAAAAACTAAAAAAGCAAGAGAGATGGTTCCAAAACAAATTGATACATCTAAATATGTTACTAATGCTAGATATCTATCATCTCTTTTACTAGGCTTCATTAAGGGTGATAGAGAATTGGTTAGGTTAGGTTTAAATGATGAAATTATTGAAAAAGCTAGAGAACCCTTATTCCCTCACTATCCCAAAATAAAGGAAATTTCACTATTATATGATGCTATCGGTGCATGCGTTAGTGGTGCTGGTCCAACAATTGCTATTTTCGTTGATTCAAAGTCAGATAAAAATAAAATTCTTGGGGAATCACTTAATGTTTGTAAAGCTTATGGATATGAATGCACATATAAAATAGCTAAAGTTTCAGGAGGTGCATGGGTTGAGAGAAGGGACTAA
- a CDS encoding serine protein kinase RIO, with amino-acid sequence MERKGKKEEKRRKDEDLFKVVDSTLDTRTYYLLYQLSRKLNLKNIYGAISSGKEAKVYPAITENGKWYALKIYYVSTAASKRALEKYTFGDPRFEGIKVSNTRQLISVWARKEFKNLSRLFRNDVRVPEPIYVLENILVMQFIGEDGIRAPLLKELPDDEINEELYKDIIDQLDKMVNKAELVHGDLSEYNIMVKDGKNYIIDVSQAVDIDHPNALELLKRDIENLNTFFESKGIEIIETEEILRRFKIYENEDQN; translated from the coding sequence TTGGAGAGAAAAGGGAAAAAGGAAGAGAAACGAAGGAAAGATGAAGATCTTTTTAAAGTTGTTGACTCAACACTAGATACTCGAACTTACTATCTTCTTTATCAATTATCTAGAAAATTAAACTTAAAAAATATATATGGTGCTATATCCTCTGGAAAAGAAGCCAAAGTTTATCCAGCAATAACAGAAAATGGAAAGTGGTACGCATTAAAAATATATTATGTATCTACTGCTGCAAGTAAAAGAGCATTAGAAAAGTATACATTTGGTGATCCTAGATTTGAAGGTATAAAGGTATCTAATACAAGACAATTAATAAGTGTATGGGCAAGAAAAGAGTTTAAGAATTTAAGTCGTCTTTTCAGAAATGATGTGAGAGTACCAGAGCCGATTTATGTTCTTGAGAATATTTTAGTGATGCAATTTATTGGAGAAGACGGAATCAGGGCACCTCTTCTAAAAGAACTTCCAGATGACGAAATAAATGAGGAGTTGTACAAAGATATTATAGATCAGCTAGATAAAATGGTAAATAAAGCTGAATTAGTGCACGGAGATTTAAGTGAATATAACATCATGGTTAAGGATGGAAAAAACTATATTATAGATGTAAGTCAAGCAGTAGATATAGATCATCCAAATGCACTAGAACTATTAAAGAGAGATATAGAGAATTTAAATACATTCTTTGAAAGTAAGGGAATTGAGATTATTGAGACTGAGGAAATATTAAGGAGATTTAAGATATATGAAAATGAGGACCAAAATTGA
- a CDS encoding tRNA (N(6)-L-threonylcarbamoyladenosine(37)-C(2))-methylthiotransferase, which yields MMTLLKDRGHDIVDSYNQADVIVLNTCAVRLETEERMKQRIKELKKIGKKLIIAGCLVSSQPALVMSLAPESSIVGAQSIDKIVEAVESNKRGIFLEESKELVTPRIFEGKISIIPIADGCAGDCNFCITKLARKKLRSYPPRNIVNAVKEAVQKGAVEIELTAQDTAAYGLDINYNLVELLKEILEIEGNYMIRIGMMTPELAFKQIDEILEIIKDKRVYKFLHLPVQSGDDRVLKLMNRKYTVDEYRELVKEIRDKIPIVNITTDIIIGHPGEDDEAFQNTINLIKEIKFERIHLAMYSIRPNTRSASMPQVPDSIKKERMKIANEVYEEVAYSVHSEYLGSNALVLTTELGRKGSIIGRTINYIPVVIKDYDKLGEWINVKITEASFFDLRGKFIQ from the coding sequence ATGATGACTTTATTAAAAGATAGAGGGCATGATATAGTTGACAGTTATAATCAGGCTGATGTAATAGTTCTGAATACTTGCGCTGTTAGATTAGAAACAGAAGAAAGAATGAAGCAAAGGATAAAGGAATTGAAAAAAATTGGAAAGAAACTAATAATAGCTGGGTGTTTGGTTAGCTCTCAACCAGCATTAGTAATGAGCCTAGCACCTGAAAGTAGTATTGTTGGAGCACAAAGTATAGATAAAATAGTTGAAGCGGTTGAAAGTAACAAGAGAGGGATATTTCTTGAAGAAAGTAAAGAATTAGTCACGCCTAGAATATTTGAAGGTAAAATTTCAATAATACCAATTGCTGATGGTTGTGCTGGAGATTGTAATTTTTGTATAACTAAATTAGCTAGAAAGAAACTAAGAAGTTATCCTCCAAGAAACATAGTAAATGCCGTTAAAGAGGCTGTTCAGAAAGGTGCTGTAGAAATAGAACTTACAGCTCAAGATACGGCCGCTTACGGATTGGATATCAACTACAACTTAGTAGAATTACTGAAAGAAATATTAGAAATAGAAGGGAATTATATGATAAGAATAGGTATGATGACCCCAGAATTAGCTTTTAAACAAATTGATGAGATATTAGAAATAATTAAAGATAAGAGAGTATATAAGTTCTTACACTTACCCGTACAAAGCGGAGATGATAGAGTTCTGAAGCTAATGAATAGAAAATATACCGTTGATGAATATAGAGAGTTAGTTAAGGAAATAAGAGACAAAATACCAATAGTTAACATAACTACGGACATTATAATTGGTCATCCAGGAGAAGATGATGAAGCTTTTCAGAATACAATAAATCTTATTAAAGAAATAAAGTTTGAAAGAATACACCTAGCAATGTATTCAATACGTCCTAATACGAGAAGCGCATCAATGCCACAAGTGCCAGATTCTATAAAGAAGGAGCGAATGAAAATTGCTAATGAAGTGTATGAAGAGGTAGCATATTCTGTTCACTCTGAATATTTAGGTTCAAATGCTTTAGTTTTAACTACTGAATTAGGTAGAAAAGGCTCAATAATAGGAAGAACTATTAATTATATCCCAGTCGTAATTAAGGATTATGATAAATTAGGTGAGTGGATTAACGTAAAAATTACTGAGGCATCATTTTTTGATTTAAGAGGAAAATTTATTCAATAA
- a CDS encoding thiolase family protein codes for MDAYIVSAVRTPIGKFGGVFKDLPPYELGAIAIKEALKRANVDPAKVDITIMGNILRAGHGQDLARQAAIRAGIPMEIDGYCVDMVCSSGMVSVINAVQMIKSGDADIVVAGGMESMSQAMLAIRSEARWGVKMLLGKKLDFIDTMLIDGLTDPFNMKLMGQEADMVAKSHNISRRELDEVAYESHKRAIIATEKGYFAKEIVSVKVDGKEVTQDEGIRRDTSIEKLSQLKPAFSPDGVHTAGNSSQISDGSSALVIVSEKIVKEYKLEPIAKILGYSWVGIESWRFTEAPIFAVKKLLQKLNMEISHFDYFENNEAFAVNNVLYNKYLGVPYDRLNVFGGAIALGHPIGASGARIITTLINVLSTMGGKRGIASICHGTGGSTAIAIELLRPL; via the coding sequence ATGGATGCATATATTGTTTCCGCTGTAAGAACTCCTATAGGAAAATTTGGTGGAGTATTTAAGGATCTACCTCCTTATGAGTTAGGAGCTATTGCAATAAAGGAAGCTTTAAAAAGAGCTAACGTTGACCCTGCTAAAGTAGATATAACAATAATGGGAAATATACTTAGGGCAGGACATGGGCAGGATTTAGCAAGACAAGCAGCAATAAGAGCTGGAATCCCAATGGAAATTGATGGTTATTGTGTTGACATGGTGTGTTCATCTGGTATGGTAAGTGTGATAAACGCAGTACAGATGATAAAAAGTGGGGATGCAGATATAGTAGTAGCTGGTGGAATGGAGAGTATGAGTCAGGCTATGTTAGCAATTAGAAGTGAGGCAAGATGGGGAGTCAAAATGCTGTTAGGTAAAAAATTGGACTTTATTGATACAATGTTGATAGATGGGCTTACAGATCCATTCAACATGAAATTGATGGGACAGGAAGCTGATATGGTTGCAAAGTCACACAATATCAGTAGAAGAGAGTTAGATGAAGTGGCTTATGAAAGTCATAAGAGAGCAATAATAGCTACTGAAAAAGGATATTTTGCTAAGGAGATAGTATCAGTTAAAGTAGATGGCAAAGAAGTTACTCAAGATGAAGGAATTAGAAGGGACACATCCATAGAAAAATTATCTCAACTAAAGCCAGCATTTAGTCCTGATGGTGTACATACTGCAGGAAACTCATCTCAGATTTCCGATGGTTCATCAGCATTAGTTATAGTAAGTGAAAAAATAGTTAAAGAATATAAATTGGAACCAATAGCTAAGATTTTAGGTTATAGTTGGGTTGGAATTGAAAGTTGGAGATTTACTGAAGCACCTATATTTGCTGTTAAGAAATTACTACAGAAATTAAATATGGAAATTTCACACTTTGATTATTTCGAGAATAATGAAGCTTTTGCAGTCAACAATGTACTCTATAATAAATATTTAGGTGTTCCGTATGACAGGCTAAACGTATTTGGAGGAGCAATAGCCTTAGGTCATCCAATAGGTGCTAGTGGTGCCAGAATAATAACGACCCTTATTAATGTGTTATCAACAATGGGAGGAAAAAGAGGAATAGCTAGTATCTGTCATGGTACTGGAGGAAGTACGGCCATTGCTATTGAATTATTAAGGCCTCTATAA
- a CDS encoding aminotransferase class I/II-fold pyridoxal phosphate-dependent enzyme, producing MREGTKVTTEGYDEETGAITTPIYQTTSYIYPIGEKYRYSREVNPTVLKLAEKISELEEAEMGVAFSSGMGAISSTLLTLAKPGSKILIHRDMFGRTYRFFTDFMRNLGVEVDVANPGEILEMVKVKKYDIVYVETISNPLLRVIDIPALSKICKENGSLLITDATFSTPINQKPLVQGADIVLHSASKFIAGHNDVIAGLGAGSKELMTKVDLMRRTLGTSLDPHAAYLVIRGIKTLKIRMDVINSNAQKIAEYLQEHNKIKSVYYPGLKSHPDYETARRILKGYGGVVTFEIKGSMNDALNLITRFKVILPAQTLGGVNSTISHPATMTHRTLTPEERKIIGISDSMLRLSVGIEDVNDLIEDLDKALTSLN from the coding sequence TTGAGAGAAGGGACTAAAGTTACAACGGAAGGATATGATGAAGAGACTGGTGCTATAACTACTCCAATATATCAGACTACTTCTTATATTTATCCTATAGGTGAGAAATATCGGTATAGCCGAGAAGTTAACCCTACTGTACTTAAACTTGCCGAAAAGATATCTGAACTTGAAGAGGCAGAGATGGGAGTAGCTTTTTCATCTGGAATGGGGGCTATTTCGTCTACTTTGCTTACATTAGCTAAGCCTGGGAGCAAAATACTAATACATAGAGATATGTTTGGAAGGACTTACAGATTCTTTACGGACTTCATGCGTAATCTAGGAGTAGAAGTAGATGTTGCAAATCCAGGAGAAATTTTAGAAATGGTAAAAGTCAAAAAATACGATATTGTTTATGTTGAAACTATATCAAATCCATTATTAAGAGTTATAGATATTCCAGCTCTTTCAAAAATATGTAAAGAGAATGGAAGCTTACTAATTACTGACGCTACTTTTTCAACACCAATCAACCAGAAACCGTTAGTTCAAGGTGCAGATATAGTTTTACATAGTGCTTCAAAATTTATAGCAGGACATAATGATGTTATTGCTGGTTTAGGTGCTGGGTCTAAAGAATTAATGACTAAAGTAGATTTAATGAGAAGAACTTTGGGCACATCTTTAGATCCTCATGCAGCATATCTTGTGATAAGAGGAATAAAAACTCTTAAAATTAGAATGGATGTGATTAATTCAAATGCACAGAAAATAGCCGAATATTTACAAGAACATAATAAAATCAAATCAGTATATTATCCTGGACTAAAGTCACATCCAGATTACGAAACTGCTAGACGAATACTAAAAGGATATGGTGGTGTAGTTACATTTGAAATTAAAGGTAGTATGAATGATGCACTTAATTTAATAACGAGATTCAAAGTTATTTTGCCTGCACAGACTTTAGGTGGAGTGAATTCTACAATTTCACATCCTGCAACAATGACTCATAGAACTTTAACTCCCGAAGAAAGGAAAATCATTGGTATTTCGGATTCCATGTTAAGACTCTCTGTTGGAATAGAGGATGTTAACGATTTAATAGAAGATTTAGATAAAGCACTAACTTCACTTAATTAA
- a CDS encoding molybdopterin molybdotransferase MoeA — protein sequence MRAILDDKNLLLAEDALRIFINETSPKPIGVEEVDILDSLNRVSAEYVFSPIDLPPFSRSTVDGYAIIDSETPGEFTVIDKISIGEYKEIEIKDKEAVEVDTGSIIPENATAVIKVEETERKGDKIFVGRKVRFGENIGFIGSDIPKGFEILKPGEIIKAEKIALLASVGITKVKVFKRPKIYIITTGDELIEPGKPLQKGKIYESNSFYLYAKLKSEGYEIIGYTHVRDDKELIKEELLKGLDLADVVILTGGTSAGEKDFVHQVIRELGKIIVHGLKFKPGKPTILATVKGKPVIGLPGNIVSTVMITERVINKYLSIVAGKELTDEIKVKAILLNDAKADKNRYTYLPVYLFKKDEKYFALSIPFDSYMIGTFSVADGYIGLEPAEEHKEGEEVYVYLKRLDLRPTYIGEEEPKLLKLFSEFRKIPLGSYPALKALKYGIGDVIVISSLYDNSISGEYVYKRKILQNGNGEKIVGYHDWIGLSRMIQNSSIKLRYISLSPNFIGKATVIAPDTIISEGKEIGEEKLIIVCKDEYKSKLKTLS from the coding sequence ATGCGAGCCATATTAGACGATAAGAACTTACTTTTGGCTGAAGATGCATTAAGAATTTTCATTAATGAAACTTCTCCTAAACCCATTGGGGTAGAAGAGGTTGATATACTAGACTCATTAAATAGGGTTTCTGCTGAATATGTTTTTTCTCCAATTGACTTACCACCATTTTCAAGATCTACTGTTGATGGTTATGCTATAATTGACTCTGAAACTCCAGGAGAGTTTACTGTAATTGATAAGATTAGTATAGGAGAATATAAGGAGATTGAAATAAAAGATAAAGAAGCTGTAGAAGTTGATACTGGTTCTATAATTCCAGAAAATGCTACAGCTGTAATTAAGGTCGAAGAAACTGAAAGAAAGGGAGATAAAATCTTTGTAGGAAGAAAAGTAAGATTTGGGGAAAATATTGGATTTATAGGAAGCGATATTCCTAAAGGGTTTGAAATTTTAAAGCCTGGAGAAATTATTAAGGCTGAAAAAATAGCACTTTTAGCTTCTGTTGGAATAACAAAGGTTAAAGTATTTAAAAGACCTAAAATCTATATAATAACAACCGGAGATGAACTAATAGAGCCTGGAAAGCCGTTACAGAAAGGAAAGATTTATGAATCTAATTCATTTTATCTTTATGCTAAACTAAAATCAGAAGGATATGAGATTATTGGTTATACTCATGTAAGGGACGATAAGGAGTTGATCAAAGAAGAGTTACTTAAAGGTTTAGATTTAGCAGATGTGGTGATATTGACTGGAGGTACAAGTGCTGGTGAGAAGGATTTTGTTCATCAAGTAATTAGAGAATTAGGTAAAATTATAGTTCATGGATTAAAGTTTAAACCGGGAAAACCAACAATATTAGCCACCGTAAAAGGAAAACCAGTAATAGGTCTTCCTGGCAATATTGTTTCAACTGTTATGATAACTGAAAGGGTAATAAATAAATACCTCTCAATAGTAGCTGGAAAAGAATTAACAGACGAAATTAAAGTTAAAGCAATATTACTAAACGATGCAAAAGCTGATAAGAACCGTTACACTTATCTTCCAGTATATTTGTTTAAAAAAGATGAAAAATACTTTGCTTTAAGTATACCCTTTGATAGCTATATGATAGGAACTTTTTCAGTGGCTGATGGTTATATAGGTCTTGAGCCTGCTGAAGAGCATAAAGAGGGTGAAGAAGTTTATGTATATTTAAAGAGATTAGATTTAAGACCTACTTATATAGGAGAAGAAGAACCTAAATTGCTTAAATTGTTCTCAGAATTTAGAAAAATTCCCTTAGGTTCTTACCCAGCATTAAAAGCTCTTAAATACGGAATCGGTGACGTTATTGTAATTAGTAGTCTTTACGATAACTCAATATCTGGTGAATATGTGTATAAGAGAAAAATATTACAGAACGGTAATGGAGAAAAGATTGTGGGTTATCATGATTGGATTGGATTAAGTAGAATGATCCAAAATTCTTCTATAAAATTGCGCTATATATCTTTATCTCCTAATTTTATCGGTAAGGCTACAGTAATAGCGCCAGACACTATTATCAGTGAAGGTAAGGAAATTGGTGAAGAAAAGCTGATTATTGTTTGTAAAGATGAATATAAATCAAAACTTAAAACTCTATCTTAA
- a CDS encoding DUF424 domain-containing protein yields MKVSLNIIRREGYVFVNICEPELIGKTFKEGEVNLVINKEFYEGQEVSLDYAFSLLDEANVVSIVGNKIIEEAVKRGFLKEEGVISIQGVKFAQIYNM; encoded by the coding sequence ATGAAAGTTAGCTTAAATATTATAAGGAGAGAAGGTTATGTTTTTGTTAATATTTGTGAGCCTGAACTTATAGGTAAGACATTTAAAGAAGGCGAAGTAAATCTAGTGATAAATAAGGAATTTTACGAAGGGCAAGAAGTTTCTCTTGATTACGCTTTTTCACTTCTAGATGAAGCAAACGTTGTCAGTATAGTAGGAAATAAAATAATAGAAGAAGCAGTAAAAAGAGGTTTTTTAAAAGAAGAGGGAGTAATCTCTATACAAGGAGTTAAGTTTGCACAAATATATAATATGTGA
- a CDS encoding DUF1152 domain-containing protein: MSKRLNMNAFVFGLGGGGDVASTYIAMKYLYLKNISSIVGAVTWERYVEDPLPGPICKEDMKNAVVINDVITEVNQSSYAIRNGLTVIPQLVRYLKAMNIDKGYSICIKYGPKSIAEGIADLASRLNTNFIIGVDAGGDVLAKGCEETLGSPLIDFLMLASLVELENMGFNVLLATIGAGSDGELEQEYILKRISEIARNEGLIDIKGIDKDMERDLEIILSNVNTEASRIPFEAFKGLYGEIPIRNGTRKVKVSPISSIMFFLDPKKVAYTSPLYNIVKNSSSLEDANRKLNEVGIYTEYNFELDLYAKFGLNARNVDSEKILQIRSEGRRKLGGLKINC, translated from the coding sequence ATGAGTAAAAGGTTAAATATGAATGCATTCGTCTTTGGACTAGGTGGTGGAGGAGACGTAGCATCTACTTACATAGCAATGAAGTATCTCTATTTAAAGAACATCTCAAGTATAGTAGGAGCTGTAACATGGGAAAGATATGTAGAAGATCCTTTACCAGGCCCAATATGTAAAGAAGATATGAAAAATGCTGTTGTAATTAATGATGTAATAACTGAGGTCAATCAATCTTCATATGCAATTAGGAATGGGTTAACTGTGATACCTCAATTAGTTCGTTATTTGAAAGCTATGAATATAGACAAGGGTTATTCTATCTGTATAAAATATGGTCCTAAAAGTATTGCAGAAGGAATTGCAGATTTAGCTTCAAGGTTAAATACTAATTTTATTATTGGAGTAGATGCAGGTGGTGACGTATTAGCAAAAGGTTGCGAAGAAACTCTTGGAAGTCCATTAATTGACTTCCTCATGTTAGCGTCTTTAGTTGAGCTAGAAAATATGGGTTTTAATGTTCTTTTAGCAACAATAGGTGCAGGTAGTGACGGAGAATTGGAACAAGAGTATATTCTAAAACGTATTTCTGAAATCGCCAGAAATGAGGGATTAATAGATATTAAAGGTATTGATAAAGACATGGAAAGAGACTTAGAAATAATATTATCAAATGTTAATACTGAAGCTTCTAGAATTCCTTTTGAAGCATTTAAGGGGCTTTATGGTGAAATCCCAATAAGGAACGGAACTAGGAAAGTGAAAGTCTCTCCGATATCTTCAATTATGTTTTTTCTTGATCCTAAAAAAGTAGCTTATACATCACCGCTGTATAACATAGTTAAAAATAGTAGTTCGCTAGAGGATGCAAATAGAAAACTTAATGAAGTTGGTATTTACACAGAATATAATTTTGAACTAGATTTGTATGCTAAGTTTGGGTTAAATGCAAGGAATGTTGATTCAGAAAAAATATTACAAATAAGAAGTGAAGGAAGAAGGAAATTAGGTGGACTTAAGATTAATTGTTAA